The Nitrospirota bacterium genome includes a region encoding these proteins:
- the rplI gene encoding 50S ribosomal protein L9, translating into MKVILREDVEKLGKAGDLVNVAEGYGRNYLIPKGLAIEATEKSLEALEEEKKKILARHHKERIDTEKFANRLSEMVITIPHQAGEEEKLFGSVTVKDIADAIAREGIKIDKRKISLQEPIKRLGNYTVTVKLHPDVSVELKVFVVRV; encoded by the coding sequence ATGAAGGTAATCTTGAGAGAGGATGTGGAAAAACTTGGTAAGGCAGGTGATCTGGTCAATGTAGCGGAAGGTTATGGAAGGAACTACCTTATACCAAAAGGATTAGCAATAGAGGCAACAGAAAAGAGCCTCGAGGCACTTGAGGAGGAGAAAAAGAAAATACTTGCGAGACATCATAAGGAAAGGATTGATACAGAGAAATTTGCAAATAGATTGTCTGAGATGGTTATAACCATCCCGCATCAGGCAGGTGAAGAGGAAAAACTGTTTGGATCTGTTACCGTTAAAGATATAGCCGATGCTATTGCAAGAGAAGGGATAAAAATAGATAAAAGAAAGATTAGCCTGCAAGAGCCCATAAAGAGACTTGGTAATTATACCGTTACTGTGAAACTACACCCTGATGTCTCCGTAGAATTGAAGGTATTTGTAGTTAGGGTTTAA